The nucleotide sequence GGTTTTGGCCCCTGTGGCTTGAAATCTTTTGGATGTGGATCTGGGCTGTTGGGGGCGGCACGATGGCCTGGTTTGTGCGACGCCCCCTCGTGCTGGGTTTGGGCAGCGTTGCTCTCCTGATTGGGGTGAGTGGGATTGGCTATGGGGTCTTTCTACACCACGGTTGGATTCCCATCATCGCTCCTGCTCTGACCCTAGGGTTAAGCACTGGAACGATCATCATGTATCGGGCGCAGCAGGCCCAGCAGCAGCAAAAGATGGTGATGACCCTGTTGGGACAGAGCACGTCACCTGAAATTGCTGAAGCGCTATGGGAATCGCGCGATCGCCTCTTGCGGTCGGGGAAGTTGCCGGGGCAGCGACTGATTGCGACGATGCTGTTTTCAGACATCCGAGAGTTCAGCACACTGGCTGAAAAACTGCCGCCCGAAGACCTCTTGGACTGGCTCAACGAATACCTGGATGAAATGGTCGGAGCGGTCAAGGAGCACCGAGGCATTGTCAACAAGTTCACAGGGGATGGACTCCTAGCGGTGTTTGGAGTTCCCGTACCCCGTACGACCCCTGAAGAGATTGCCCACGACGCTCAGCAGGCCGTCAGGTGTGCGCTTGCGATGGGCGATCGCCTCGCTCAGCTGAATCAAGACTGGACCCGTCGCGGACTTGCCAATGCCCGCATGCGAGTGGGTATTTTTACAGGCCCGGTGGTGGTGGGCAGTCTGGGGGGGCAGGATCGGCTGGAATACGGAGTCATTGGCGATAGCGTCAACACAGCAGCACGGTTGGAAAGCTGCCTCAAAACACGACAACCTGGCATCTGCCGAATTCTGATCGCCCACGAAACCTTAGAACACCTGCACAACCAGTTTCAGGTCGAGTCCTGGGGCGACGTTGAGCTCAAGGGTAAGGAACTGCTGGCTGATGTCTATCGGGTAATTGGCCCCGCCGGTGGGGATGATTCCGCCGATGGAGACGCCGTTCCTTAGAGAGGCCTGATGCTTGTGACGCCAGCGATATCACGTTGCAGTCTTCTATAGCGCTCTGCAAGCATGGCCAGCACAGCTTGTTTTGTGGCGGCGCACAGCGCCGCCACAAAACAAGCTACGGTTCATTAAGCTGCACACTGCTATAGTCTCGCAATTTTCTAGTCTCGAACTTTCTGAAAATAGCAAATCTTGGTGTCGTCGCCGTCGCCCAACGTTGCCATAAACTCGTCTAAGGGCATATGCCACATCGATTCGGGATTTCGAGCATCTGAGTACACAACGTATTCTTTCTGAGTATCGGTGTTTTGCTCTAATCTGAGAATTCGAAATTCTTGCCCCGTGATGTAAAGCCAGGTTTCACCCGGTTTGGGCTTCGGACGTTGGGCATATCTATCAGCTGTTTGCATAGCTGTTACCTAAACGGTGATCAGGACTATTCAAAGCTTAGCGAGAGAATTGTTAAAAAATGGTTGCGCTCGCGTCGAGTTTCAGTGAAGATGCGAAGCACATCAGGGAAGTATGTCAGAGACCGGATGGATTGATTCCATTCCATGAACTTTTCCGTAATTTTGCTGACATCTTTGTAGATCGGTCGTATGGAGGGTTAGCCTCTTTCTATTCCCTGCCGATCGATTCTCTTCAGCGAGATGTTCTCTTCACATGGGGTTTGTTCAGAAGTTTGTGTCGATGTGCACCTTTGTCCCACATCGACACAAACTTCTGAACGCTCTCTCACAGGGGTTTCCAGGAGGCTAAGGGAGAGTCTGACAACCCTCACCTCCGACCCCGTGCAACCCAATGCTAGAAGAAAGCGCCGCTCTCTTAGGAGTTCCCACCATGTTTCTGAACCATATCTTAGGCGTGTTCTGTCTACCTCCGCGACGGATGGTGTCCAAGGGCTGTCGTGGCTCTGCTGTAGAACCGCGCACGGTGGCGACCTTCTCAGGGGCGCGAATCTGGACGATTCGTGCGGTGGGACTGATGGGAAGCTTGATTGGAATGGCGATCGCCACGACTCCAGCGCAGGCTGACCCGGTTCCAGCCAACGACGGCACAGGCACCATTGTGTTGCCTAATGGCGATCGCTTCGATATTGAGGGGGGTCAGCTTTCTGGAGACGGGGCCAATCTCTTTCATAGCTTTGAGCAGTTTGGCCTGAGTGAAAATCAGATTGCCAACTTCCTGTCCAACCCAGAGATTCGCAACATTTTGTCACGGGTGGTTGGGGGTGATGCGTCGCTGATCGACGGCGTGATTCGCGTCTCGGGGGGCAACGCTAATCTATTCCTGATTAATCCCGCTGGGGTGATTTTGGGTCAAAATGCCCGCCTCGATGTGCCGGGGTCCTTCACCGCAACGACCGCGACGGGCATCGGCCTGGAGGGGGGCTGGTTTGATGCGCTAGGGGACAATGACTACGCCGCATTGGTGGGTGAGCCGACAGCGTTCATTTTTGCCACGGCCCAACCCGGAAGCATTATCAACGCTGGAGATCTCAGGGTGGCCGAAGGCCACTCCCTCCGTTTGCTTGGCGGCACTGTAGTGAGCACAGGCGACCTGACCGCACCGGGCGGCGAGATTTTAATTGCAGCGGTGCCGGGGGAGTCTCTGGTGCGGCTGAGTCAGGTGGGACACGTCTTGAGCCTGGAAGTGGAGCCGCTTTCGGGCAGTGCTGCTGCGTCTGAATTGACGACATGGTCTATGCCCATCGCCTCCCTCCCAGAGCTGTTGACCGGCGGTGAAGCGGCTGGGGCGACTGGCATCCAGGTCAATGCCGATGGGTCCGTCGCGTTGACGAGCTCGACGCCGAGTATCCCCGACCGCCCTGGAATCGTGGCGATCGCCGGACAGGTTGACGCCTCAGACTCAACGCCCAACGGCGTGGGGGGTAATGTGGCGATCGCGGGCGGTGAGATTGGCCTGCTGGAGGCCAACATCGATGTGTCGGGCACCACGGGCGGTGGCGTGATTCAAGTCGGTGGGGATGAGCGCGGTCAGGGACCGTTTCCGACGAGCGATCGCACCTATATCAGCTCTGGCTCAAGCCTCATCGCCGATGCGTTAGAGGCGGGTGACGGCGGGCGCATCATTGTCTGGGCCGATGGCTCAACCGATGTGTTTGGCTCCGTCAGTGCCCGTGGCGGTGCGACCTCGGGCGATGGTGGGTTCGTCGAGCTTTCGGGCAAGGACACGCTGATCTTTTTGGGCACTGCCGACCTGGGAGCCCCCAACGGACAGTTGGGCACCCTGCTGCTCGATCCTGAAAATATCGTCATCGTCGACGGCACGGGTGGGGCCAACGATGCAGAGCTGGCGGATGGCGAAATTCTGTTTACCGACAGTCCAGGAGCCACGTTCACCATTTCTGAAACCGTACTGGAAGGCATCACGGGTAATGTCGTGCTGGAGGCCGCGAATGATATTACCATCAATGATTTAGCCGATAATCAGCTCACGTTTTTAGCCGGACCAGGGACTATCACGTTCCGGGCCGATGCCGACTCCAGCGGGGTTGGGGATTTCTCGATGAACGTGAATGACTCCATTGCCACCGCAGGCCGGGATATCAGCATTTCTGGAGCCAGCATCACCACAGGCGACATCGACACCGTGTCATTTGTCAGTGAGTTTATTGGCCCCGGCGGGGATATCCAGCTGAATGCCTCGGGCGATATTGTGACGGGCAATCTGCTCACCTTCAGCGACTTTGATGAGGCGGGTTCCGTCACGGTGATCAGTCAGCAGGGCGATGTGCAAACGGGCTTTATTGACGCCAGCAGTGACTTTCAGGGGGGTGATGTGACTCTTGAGGGAGACACCGTCCGGGTTATCGGCGAAAGCTTCGATGGCTTTTCGATCAACACCGCAGGCGATCTGTTTGGGGAATTCCAACTCCCCGACCCCCACGGCGACATCTTCATTCGCCATGCCGGAGGAGCCGACAACGATCCGTTCATCGTCGGCGACGCCAGCATCAACGGTTCGACGGGTGCCTTTTTCACGGGTGAATCAACCCTTGCTCCAACACAAGAATTCGACGTAGAGCCCAGTGGCGGCATCGCCCCTGGCACCCCTGCTCGGATCACAATTGAGTCCGTCAACACCCCTCCAACGGTGTCGGGGCCAACCCTCTTCACCACTGAACAAGACCAGTCTGTGGCTATTCCGATCTCCAGCTTCCTGCCGGATGATCTGAATCAGGACAACATCGAATTCACCATCGACACCATCGCCCCCGGTGCAACCTTGACGCGCAATGGGGTGCCGGTTACGCCCGGCACCGTTGTGAGCGCCAGTGATACCCTGGTCTATACGCCGCCCGCAGGTGAATCTGGAACCTTCTCTGCCTTTACCCTCAGCGCCAACGACCGGGTCTCCGTCTCCGCTCCCGTCGCGGTCAGTATCCAGGTGAACGAGACTCCCCCACCACCGCCACCACCGCCACCGCCACCGCCACCACCGCCGCCACCGCCACCACCGCCACCACCGCCACCACCGCCAAACGGGAATGGCGATCCCGACATTCCTGACGAGACGGGGCCAGCCCTTGTCCCAGACCTTGAAGGCGAGCCCTCCAGGAATCCGTCCATCGAAGATTCGCCTTACTCACCCACAACGGACCCATCACCCGTTCTGGACACCTACGTCACCTCTATAGAACTGGAGTTTGTCCAGGATTTTGTTGACTACTTGGGGCTGACTGACCAGCCCGAGGTCACGACAGCCGATGAAGCGGAAGACATCGCTCGGGTGATTGAAGATGCGACGGGAGAAAAACCCGCCTTTATCTACGTCAGCTTTGTGCCCGCAGCACTCGATTTGCTTCCGGGTGAGCGGGAGCCCCGCGATAGTGACCAGCTGGAGCTGGTGGTAATCACAGCACGGGGCGGCATGTTTCGGCAGCGGGTGCCCAATGCAACCCGTGCCCAGGTCTTGGCCACGGCCAACCAATTTCGCCAGCAGCTGACCAACCCCATTCGGAGCGATCGCCACCGGGCCGCCTCTGAGCAGCTCTATGAGTGGATCATTGCGCCCATTCAAGATGAGCTACAAGCACACGAGATTACCAATCTGTCTTTCCTGGCCGATGTCGGGTTGCGATCGCTCCCCTACGCCGCCCTCTACGATGGGCAATCGTATCTGGTCGAGCAATATAGCGTCGGTCTGATGCCCAGCCTTAGCCTCACCGACACTCGCTATGTCGATATCCGGGATGTCGATATGCTGGCGATGGGAGTCTCAGAGAGCACCCAGGGCCAGACACCCCTCCCCGGCGTTCCTGTGGAATTGTCGACCCTCGTGTTTGACGTGTGGCGCGGCAGCCTGTATTTGAATGAGAGCGCCACCATTGACAACCTGAAAGAAATCCGAGAACAGCTACCCTTCGGCATCATTCACATGGCCACCCATGCCGACTTCAAAGCTGGCCCCATCGGTGATTCTTACATTCAGCTATGGAATGAACGGCTCCAGATGGACCAGGTGCGTCAACTGGGCTGGAACGACCCGCCCGTGGAAATGCTGGTCTTAAGTGCCTGCCGCACCGCCCTAGGCGACGAACAGGCCGAACTCGGCTTTGCTGGGCTGGCGGTGCAAACGGGTGTAAAATCGGCGATCGCCAGCCTCTGGTATGTCGACGATACGGCGACGACCGCGCTGATGGCCCAATTTTATGGCGTCTTGAATGCGGCACCGATTAAGGCTGAAGCGCTGCGGAGAGCCCAGATTGGCATGATTCGAGGGGATGTATACATTGAAGATGGCAAGCTCTATGGGCCAGGAATCCCCGAGGGGATTGATCTGCCGCAGGAGAGCCTAGACCTGAGCAATGCAGACCTGTCGCATCCCTATTACTGGTCTGGGTTTACGGTTGTGGGCAATCCCTGGTAAGGCCGTCGGGACAGCCACAGCCGAAGGCAACCGCATGGGTGGGCGATCGCCCACCAGCATTGCCGCGAGCCAAATGAGACATATTGAGGCGCTGGACATACGTCAAATTGCCCAGCATTCTAGCGGCTAGAGTCACGACTCCAGTCCATATCGGTTCGCGTCGAGTGATTCACTCCACGTTCCGAGCAAATTTCTCCACGTTTCGAGTCATTTGCTCGGCGCCTCGAGTCATTTTCTTGAAACGCCAAGTCATTTGCTCGACATTCCGAGTCATTTTCTTGAAACGCCAAGTAATCTGCTCGACGCTTCAAGTCATTTGCTCGGCGCTTCGAGTCATTTGCTCGGCGTTCCGAGTAATTTTCTTGAAACACCGAGTAATTTTCTCCAAGTTCTGAGTGATTTTCTCGAATGACGGAGTGATTTTCTCGGAATGGCGATCGCCATTCCGAGAACTGGGCAAAAGTCGCCTGAGTGTGGCGCGCTCAGAGTGCCGCGCAAGCCCGATTTTGCATGACGCTGAGTGCCCACAAAACCGGGCCATCAAACCAACGCGACGTTATGAGGGTGGAGTGGGATGATTGCCCAATCCTCGCATCCGCTTCGTGAGAATCCGCATCACCTCATTGGGGTTGACGGTGGGCAAGGGCCGCGACCACTCGTGGGTCTCGGCGTAGCGCAGCAGATACATCTGCATCACATGCTGATCCACCGCTTCGGGAGAACCCACCGCGATCACGCGCAACACATCAGGCCCGTCGCTAGACGACAAGAAATCACCCAGCCGATGGGGCGGGTTGGGATTGTGAATCATTGAGTTTTACGCTCCTAAGTTCAACAAGTTAGGAGCGCTTAAACAACACGCCATCCCGCAAAATCGCATCGCAAAGCAGGATGGCTGTAGGAGTTAAAATCATCCATAGCCTCCGATTCTGCTGTAGACAGAGTTTGGGGTTAGTCTCCTGGTCGTGTTGGCGCACTTCTGGGAGACGCGCGCGTGTTTAAGCGCTTAGTGGTTGAGCATACCCGATGGTGTCAAAGGAAACAACCGTATTAGGGAAAAAAGTTGGAGAGGTATTGGCGTTTGCGTAGCATGGGCAGAGCGCGATCGCTTTTGCGCAGGATTATCGGGTAGAGGCGCGTTTGCGTAGCATAGGCAGAGCCCAATCAAGTGTTGTTTATTTAGTGTTGTCTATTTATGGAAGACGGCCTAAACCTTTCTGGATAACTCCGGTATAAAGGATATTATCCAGACAGAATCTGGATAACTCCGATATAAGGGTATTATCCAGATCCAATCTGGATAACTCCGATATAAGGGTATTATCCAGATCCAATCTGGATAACTCCGGCAGGAAGGGTATTATCCAGATCCTGTCTGCTGAATAATATAGTTAGCTTGCTTTCGGCGCAGTGTTATCGAATTGCTGATAGCGAGATGATATGTGGTTCAACAAACAAAATATAAAGGCCGATTCTTAAATACCTTAGTACAGACAACCTGACTTATTGCCCCTAATATGAAAGCAACTGAAGTCATACAAAGCTATATCAAGGGAGAACGAGATTTTCACAAAGTCAATCTCAGAGGTCAGAACTTTCAGGGTACAAATCTATCAGAGGCAGATTTCCGGGGAGCTGATATCCGAGGGGCCAACTTTACTGATGTGACACTTAAGGGTGCTAACTTTACTAAGGCAGAGGCAGGGTTGCAAAGACGCTGGACGGTGTTGTGGTTAGGGTTGGCGTTTATATCTGTTTTTGTATTAGGTGCTTTGAACGCTTTATTCTTCAAAAGTTTCGCGATCTATTTTTCAACTGGTTCTGTCGAAAGTTTTGTTGCTGGCTGTTTGAACTTGGGTATATGTTTTGCTTTTAGTTTAACTGCCATAAAGCGAGGATTAGTGGTGGCTCTTAGTTTTGTTGGGGTCACATTCGTTGTTTCATCAGTAGGGATATTTATATTTGCAGCTGCAGTCATAGCCACAATCAAATTTGAAAACCCAGTCTATGGAATAGTTATAGGAATAGTTGCAATTTTAGTTGCAGTCATAATTTTAGTTGCACTCATAGACAAAATCCCAGGCGCAGACATACTACCAGCTACATCAGGCATGGTGTTAGTGCCAGTCGCAGCCATAGTCGCAACAGTAGGAGCTTTAAGCATCGGCTTAGATTTAACTGTGATCCTAGCCATAGGCCTAGTCGTAACCTTAGCAGCATTTTTATTCGCAGTTGCAATTACATTTACGATCACAAGCATATTTTTAGCTATAAGCGCAGTTACAGTTGCAGTTCTAGTCACAGTTACCTTTTTAGTTGCAGGTGTAACTGCAGGTTTGGTCGTAGCTACAAGTGCAATTTTAGGTGCAGTCCTAGCTGCAATTACACTTACAAATATCGAAAATATACTTACGAATACACTTGCACTTGTAGACATACCTGAAGACATTTTCCAGCTCAACGGGATAGAAAACATAGGCATAGGCATCGGCGCAAACACAGTCATATTCTCGGTCTTATTTATCTCGCTGAATCTTTATATTGCTTGGCGAGCATTACAGGGAAATCCTAAAGATACCTGGGTGCGTTCAGTAGCAATAGCCGTAGCAGCGATCGGTGGTACAAGTTTTCGAAGTGCAGATCTCACCGATGCTAATTTTGTTCAAGCTCAGCTTAAAAGCACCGATTTACGTCGAGCTGTCCTCACTCGCACCAATTGGCATAAGACTACTAAACTGGACTGTACTCGCACCTCGGATACGATTCTGGCAGATGCTACTGTGCGAGATTTGCTGGTAACTCATCGTGGTCAGAACCAGTCATATGTGGGTTGTAATCTCAAGGGGGCAAATCTAACGAGTGCAGATTTGAGCAATGCTGACTTGACAGAAGCGGATTTGAGTCAGGCTACTTTGGAAGGAGCATGGTTAGAATGGGCTAATCTCACTAAGGCCCAGGTATTAGGTACCAATTTCCATAGGGCCAAGCTCACAGGCACCTGTTTGGAAGCATGGAATATTGATAATACTACCCAGTTAGACGGAGCAATCTGCGAGTACGTTTACCTGCTCAACCATCATCAGGAACGCCGCCCAAACAGCGGTAATTTTCAGCCCGGTGAGTTCACCAAGCTATTTGAAGAAGTGCTTGACACTATCGACTTCATCTTTCAACAAGGCATAGATTGGAAAGCCTTCGTAAAAGCTTTTGACAAAGTTCGAGTTGATAATGATGGGACGGAATTAACCATTCAGAGCATTGAAAATAAGGGGGATGGGGTTATTGTTGTTCGAGTTGACGTTCCTCCCAATACTAATAAAGAAAAAATCCACAGTGACTTCAAGCAAGCTTATGAAGAAATTCGTCAACAGCTTGAAGCTCAATATAGGCAGCAGTTAAATGCCAAAGCTCGAGAAATAGAGATTTACGAACAGCAAAGCGTTCAGATGTGGTCAGTTATTAACCGCCTTGCTGAACGGCCTCCCGTGTCAAATATTGAAAATATCTTGGGGAATAAAGTCGTGAATGACCAAAGCCAAATTTTTCAGGGTAACGTGAGCATCAATGCTCAAAACTCGGTAATAAACCTACGCGATATCATCGGTCAGGTAAGTAACAAGATTAATCAATTACCCGCGGACCCCACTCCTGATCACCCTAGTCTTAAAAACCTTCTAACTCGTCTTCAAAGTGCTATTGAAGATGATGATGAACTCAGG is from Leptolyngbya iicbica LK and encodes:
- a CDS encoding CHAT domain-containing protein, translating into MFLNHILGVFCLPPRRMVSKGCRGSAVEPRTVATFSGARIWTIRAVGLMGSLIGMAIATTPAQADPVPANDGTGTIVLPNGDRFDIEGGQLSGDGANLFHSFEQFGLSENQIANFLSNPEIRNILSRVVGGDASLIDGVIRVSGGNANLFLINPAGVILGQNARLDVPGSFTATTATGIGLEGGWFDALGDNDYAALVGEPTAFIFATAQPGSIINAGDLRVAEGHSLRLLGGTVVSTGDLTAPGGEILIAAVPGESLVRLSQVGHVLSLEVEPLSGSAAASELTTWSMPIASLPELLTGGEAAGATGIQVNADGSVALTSSTPSIPDRPGIVAIAGQVDASDSTPNGVGGNVAIAGGEIGLLEANIDVSGTTGGGVIQVGGDERGQGPFPTSDRTYISSGSSLIADALEAGDGGRIIVWADGSTDVFGSVSARGGATSGDGGFVELSGKDTLIFLGTADLGAPNGQLGTLLLDPENIVIVDGTGGANDAELADGEILFTDSPGATFTISETVLEGITGNVVLEAANDITINDLADNQLTFLAGPGTITFRADADSSGVGDFSMNVNDSIATAGRDISISGASITTGDIDTVSFVSEFIGPGGDIQLNASGDIVTGNLLTFSDFDEAGSVTVISQQGDVQTGFIDASSDFQGGDVTLEGDTVRVIGESFDGFSINTAGDLFGEFQLPDPHGDIFIRHAGGADNDPFIVGDASINGSTGAFFTGESTLAPTQEFDVEPSGGIAPGTPARITIESVNTPPTVSGPTLFTTEQDQSVAIPISSFLPDDLNQDNIEFTIDTIAPGATLTRNGVPVTPGTVVSASDTLVYTPPAGESGTFSAFTLSANDRVSVSAPVAVSIQVNETPPPPPPPPPPPPPPPPPPPPPPPPPPPNGNGDPDIPDETGPALVPDLEGEPSRNPSIEDSPYSPTTDPSPVLDTYVTSIELEFVQDFVDYLGLTDQPEVTTADEAEDIARVIEDATGEKPAFIYVSFVPAALDLLPGEREPRDSDQLELVVITARGGMFRQRVPNATRAQVLATANQFRQQLTNPIRSDRHRAASEQLYEWIIAPIQDELQAHEITNLSFLADVGLRSLPYAALYDGQSYLVEQYSVGLMPSLSLTDTRYVDIRDVDMLAMGVSESTQGQTPLPGVPVELSTLVFDVWRGSLYLNESATIDNLKEIREQLPFGIIHMATHADFKAGPIGDSYIQLWNERLQMDQVRQLGWNDPPVEMLVLSACRTALGDEQAELGFAGLAVQTGVKSAIASLWYVDDTATTALMAQFYGVLNAAPIKAEALRRAQIGMIRGDVYIEDGKLYGPGIPEGIDLPQESLDLSNADLSHPYYWSGFTVVGNPW
- a CDS encoding pentapeptide repeat-containing protein produces the protein MKATEVIQSYIKGERDFHKVNLRGQNFQGTNLSEADFRGADIRGANFTDVTLKGANFTKAEAGLQRRWTVLWLGLAFISVFVLGALNALFFKSFAIYFSTGSVESFVAGCLNLGICFAFSLTAIKRGLVVALSFVGVTFVVSSVGIFIFAAAVIATIKFENPVYGIVIGIVAILVAVIILVALIDKIPGADILPATSGMVLVPVAAIVATVGALSIGLDLTVILAIGLVVTLAAFLFAVAITFTITSIFLAISAVTVAVLVTVTFLVAGVTAGLVVATSAILGAVLAAITLTNIENILTNTLALVDIPEDIFQLNGIENIGIGIGANTVIFSVLFISLNLYIAWRALQGNPKDTWVRSVAIAVAAIGGTSFRSADLTDANFVQAQLKSTDLRRAVLTRTNWHKTTKLDCTRTSDTILADATVRDLLVTHRGQNQSYVGCNLKGANLTSADLSNADLTEADLSQATLEGAWLEWANLTKAQVLGTNFHRAKLTGTCLEAWNIDNTTQLDGAICEYVYLLNHHQERRPNSGNFQPGEFTKLFEEVLDTIDFIFQQGIDWKAFVKAFDKVRVDNDGTELTIQSIENKGDGVIVVRVDVPPNTNKEKIHSDFKQAYEEIRQQLEAQYRQQLNAKAREIEIYEQQSVQMWSVINRLAERPPVSNIENILGNKVVNDQSQIFQGNVSINAQNSVINLRDIIGQVSNKINQLPADPTPDHPSLKNLLTRLQSAIEDDDELREDEKIEALAEVGELANAAKSPKESAMQKAAKGAMNALKGIAASLSDVSKLASACKELLPLIMTAFGLT
- a CDS encoding CHASE2 domain-containing protein gives rise to the protein MRLIRLYQRLVERIEGAHLPRIPEALSAIAMTSLAATSLILGLKQLSKVESLELMAYDRMMQMRGDAPLDERLLIVGINERDIETQRVTPPDQILAGVLRTLQQHHPRVIGLDLHRNAPQPPGWDDLLAQMQAENVVVITKLGDTVENTIPPPPTLPPDQVGFNDLPIDPDGAVRRSLLLGSNQDGVFYSFALRLALRYLADEGIQPQGSAANPEYLQLGESVFVPLEPNAGGYHRIDSGGYQILLDYRRNEAIAPHISLTDVLENRFDPDLVTDRIVLIGTTATSLKDLFFTPYSMGQQDGQKMAGVEIHAQMVSQILDAAQGSRPLFWFWPLWLEIFWMWIWAVGGGTMAWFVRRPLVLGLGSVALLIGVSGIGYGVFLHHGWIPIIAPALTLGLSTGTIIMYRAQQAQQQQKMVMTLLGQSTSPEIAEALWESRDRLLRSGKLPGQRLIATMLFSDIREFSTLAEKLPPEDLLDWLNEYLDEMVGAVKEHRGIVNKFTGDGLLAVFGVPVPRTTPEEIAHDAQQAVRCALAMGDRLAQLNQDWTRRGLANARMRVGIFTGPVVVGSLGGQDRLEYGVIGDSVNTAARLESCLKTRQPGICRILIAHETLEHLHNQFQVESWGDVELKGKELLADVYRVIGPAGGDDSADGDAVP
- a CDS encoding DUF1653 domain-containing protein, which produces MQTADRYAQRPKPKPGETWLYITGQEFRILRLEQNTDTQKEYVVYSDARNPESMWHMPLDEFMATLGDGDDTKICYFQKVRD